A DNA window from Coffea arabica cultivar ET-39 chromosome 6c, Coffea Arabica ET-39 HiFi, whole genome shotgun sequence contains the following coding sequences:
- the LOC140008759 gene encoding uncharacterized protein produces the protein MTKWAVELAEHDIGYQPRTAIKAQALTDFLAEGASLSVAEPSSLPKEVRLEESWVLFVDGVSSKEGSGAGLLLTSPTGEELTYALRFDFPASNNEAEYEALLTGLRIAHQMGIAAIKVRNDSQLVVHQVRGEYEAKEDIMKKYLAKVREAITLFDTFEIEQVSRSQNKRADALLKLESSSFAHLSKEVLVKVIKQRGIDQVQVLAIDNPPSWMTPLVNFLSLGVLPENKIETRRLQLRAAKYAYSGGTFYRRSYLSPWLKCVIPEEGDYVLREVHEDLCAAHVGSRVLVKKCLLLGYY, from the coding sequence ATGACCAAATGGGCCGTCGAGTTGGCCGAGCACGACATCGGCTATCAGCCCCGCACCGCTATCAAAGCTCAAGCCCTGACAGATTTCCTTGCTGAGGGTGCCAGTTTATCCGTGGCTGAGCCGAGCTCTTTGCCCAAGGAGGTACGGTTGGAAGAGTCGTGGGTACTATTCGTGGACGGGGTCTCAAGTAAAGAAGGGAGTGGAGCTGGCTTGCTGCTCACCTCGCCCACCGGGGAAGAGCTGACCTATGCGCTCAGATTCGACTTTCCGGCATCTAACAATGAGGCGGAGTACGAGGCCTTACTGACAGGGTTGCGGATAGCCCACCAGATGGGTATAGCCGCGATCAAGGTCCGGAACGATTCCCAACTCGTAGTCCACCAAGTCCGTGGGGAGTACGAGGCCAAGGAGGACATCATGAAGAAATATTTGGCTAAGGTACGAGAGGCGATAACCCTGTTCGATACTTTTGAAATCGAGCAGGTGTCGAGATCGCAGAACAAGCGCGCGGACGCCCTGTTGAAGCTGGAGTcctcctcgtttgctcacctgagcAAGGAAGTCTTGGTGAAGGTCATCAAGCAAAGAGGCATTGATCAGGTCCAGGTCTTGGCTATAGACAACCCGCCCTCCTGGATGACTCCCCTCGTGAACTTTCTCAGCTTGGGTGTCCTCCCCGAGAACAAAATCGAGACTCGCCGACTCCAGCTCAGAGCTGCCAAGTACGCCTACTCTGGGGGGACCTTCTACAGGAGGTCGTATTTGTCTCCCTGGTTAAAGTGCGTAATCCCTGAGGAGGGCGACTATGTCCTCCGTGAAGTTCATGAAGACTTATGTGCGGCACATGTGGGATCCCGAGTTTTGGTCAAAAAGTGCCTACTCTTGGGCTACTATTAG